In the Paenibacillus pabuli genome, one interval contains:
- a CDS encoding aldo/keto reductase → MKRRILGRTGLDVPVLSFGASSLGSVFRDIDRGEGIRTVHAALDAGMNYIDVSPYYGLTKAETVLGEAIRSQPRSSYILSTKAGRYGENEFDFSRKRIRDSVQESLKRLHTDYIDILFLHDIEFVPAEIIIEEAYPTLLRLKEQGVIRHAGICGLPLPMFEKVLPQIDADAIISYCHYALNDTSLLSLLPLLEKEGVGLVNASPLSMGLLGTRGTPAWHPAEERVKQVCLEAAQFCAEQGTNIAMLAVQFATANEQIPTTLVSSASELNIRHNAAWVDEPLDEELLAEVLRILAPVHNVTWASGRPEYNEPLQRAAKGEQ, encoded by the coding sequence ATGAAAAGAAGAATCCTTGGCAGGACCGGTTTGGACGTACCTGTGTTGAGTTTTGGGGCATCTTCCCTGGGTTCGGTATTTCGCGATATTGATCGCGGAGAAGGTATTCGTACGGTACATGCAGCTCTGGATGCTGGAATGAACTATATAGATGTGTCCCCCTACTATGGTCTAACCAAAGCAGAGACGGTACTTGGAGAAGCGATACGAAGCCAGCCGCGAAGCTCTTATATTTTATCAACCAAGGCTGGGCGTTACGGGGAGAATGAATTTGATTTTTCCCGTAAGCGCATTCGGGATAGTGTACAGGAAAGTTTGAAACGATTGCACACCGATTATATTGATATTCTGTTCCTGCATGATATTGAGTTTGTGCCGGCAGAGATCATTATTGAAGAAGCCTATCCAACCTTGCTGCGCCTTAAAGAGCAGGGCGTAATTCGTCATGCGGGGATCTGTGGCCTGCCGTTACCCATGTTTGAGAAGGTGCTACCGCAGATTGATGCCGATGCCATCATTTCATATTGTCACTATGCATTGAATGATACATCGCTGCTGTCCTTGTTGCCCTTGTTGGAAAAAGAGGGAGTTGGCCTCGTTAATGCTTCGCCTCTCTCCATGGGCTTATTAGGAACAAGAGGAACGCCTGCCTGGCATCCTGCAGAGGAGCGCGTCAAACAAGTCTGTCTGGAAGCTGCGCAGTTCTGTGCAGAGCAAGGCACGAATATTGCCATGCTGGCTGTGCAGTTTGCTACGGCAAATGAACAGATCCCAACCACACTGGTGAGCAGCGCCAGTGAACTCAACATCCGCCATAATGCGGCGTGGGTGGACGAACCTCTCGATGAAGAGCTTTTGGCAGAGGTATTACGTATTCTTGCACCCGTTCATAACGTGACATGGGCAAGTGGTCGTCCCGAGTATAACGAACCATTGCAGAGAGCAGCGAAGGGGGAACAGTGA
- the mqnC gene encoding cyclic dehypoxanthinyl futalosine synthase, with the protein MSTVDRILDKALRGERLDLEDTIQLFESNEVDKIGAAANVVMKRMHPEPYRTFVIGRNVNYTNVCDVYCRFCAFYRRPGSDEGYVLPDEVIFQKIQETQDVNGTEILMQGGTNPNLPFSYYTDLLKAIKERFPNITMHSFSPAEIMKMVEVSDGLTLEEVVRAIHEAGLDSLPGGGAEILDDRTRRKISRLKGSWRDWMDVMQTAHRIGMNTTATMVIGLGESMEERALHLLRVREAQDECIANKYDSEGFLAFIPWTFQPDNTNLKLERQTPEEYLKTVAISRLVLDNIKNIQSSWVTMGPEIGKKSLEFGCNDFGSTMIEENVVSAAGATYKVNIGSILQLIREAGYIPAQRNTRYDILRMFDEEENSVQQDFVMQN; encoded by the coding sequence ATGAGTACGGTAGACCGTATCTTAGATAAAGCCCTTCGGGGCGAACGTTTAGACCTGGAAGACACGATTCAGCTGTTTGAATCGAACGAAGTCGACAAAATCGGGGCAGCTGCCAATGTGGTTATGAAACGCATGCACCCTGAGCCATACAGAACATTTGTTATCGGGCGTAACGTCAACTACACCAACGTGTGTGATGTGTACTGCCGTTTTTGTGCTTTCTATCGCAGACCTGGATCAGATGAAGGATATGTATTGCCGGACGAAGTGATCTTCCAGAAAATTCAGGAAACACAAGATGTAAACGGCACTGAGATTCTGATGCAAGGTGGAACGAATCCGAACCTGCCTTTCAGCTATTACACGGATCTGTTAAAAGCAATCAAGGAACGTTTCCCGAACATTACCATGCACTCCTTCTCACCAGCAGAAATTATGAAGATGGTAGAAGTATCCGATGGACTTACTTTGGAAGAAGTAGTACGTGCCATTCACGAAGCAGGATTGGATTCCTTGCCAGGTGGAGGCGCTGAAATTCTGGATGACCGTACACGCCGCAAAATCAGCCGTCTGAAAGGTTCATGGCGCGACTGGATGGACGTTATGCAAACAGCTCACCGGATCGGGATGAACACAACGGCAACGATGGTCATTGGTTTGGGTGAATCGATGGAAGAGCGCGCACTGCACCTGCTTCGTGTACGTGAAGCTCAGGATGAGTGCATTGCGAACAAATATGACTCAGAAGGCTTCCTGGCATTCATTCCTTGGACGTTCCAACCGGATAATACGAATCTGAAACTGGAGCGCCAAACTCCGGAAGAATATCTGAAGACGGTAGCGATCAGCCGTCTTGTGCTTGATAACATCAAGAACATTCAATCCTCATGGGTAACCATGGGCCCTGAAATTGGTAAGAAATCACTCGAATTTGGCTGTAATGATTTCGGCAGCACAATGATTGAAGAGAATGTCGTATCCGCAGCGGGTGCTACATACAAAGTCAACATTGGCTCGATTCTTCAGCTCATTCGTGAGGCGGGTTATATCCCGGCACAGCGTAATACAAGATACGATATTTTGCGCATGTTCGATGAAGAAGAGAATTCAGTACAGCAAGATTTTGTCATGCAGAACTAA
- a CDS encoding trans-sulfuration enzyme family protein, whose protein sequence is MSEQNNKQSELKFDTKLLHFGDEVDKTTGASSVPIYQASTFHHFDIFNPPQHDYSRSGNPTRQALEDYITLLEGGARGFAYSSGMAAISSVFLMFSAGDHMIVTEDVYGGTYRLLTSILSRMQIETTFVDMTNIEEVKAAIKPNTKAVYMETPSNPTLRITDIAAVTSWAQEHELITILDNTFMTPYYQRPIELGVDIVVHSATKFLGGHSDVLAGLAVARTEALGRQLKQLQNGLGTVLGAQESWLLMRGMKTLGARMAHSEQSTAKLAAWLSGRSDITAVYYPGLLEHPGREAHERQSTGYGAVVSFDVGSGERAKAVLNRVKLPIVAVSLGAVESILSYPAMMSHAAMPAEVRLERGITDGLLRFSVGLEDIDDLIADLDQALQES, encoded by the coding sequence ATGAGTGAGCAGAACAATAAGCAATCCGAATTGAAGTTTGATACCAAGCTGCTGCATTTCGGTGATGAAGTGGATAAAACAACAGGAGCCTCCAGCGTTCCGATCTACCAGGCGTCCACATTCCATCATTTTGACATCTTTAATCCACCGCAGCATGATTACAGCCGTTCAGGTAATCCGACACGTCAGGCATTGGAAGATTACATCACCCTGCTTGAAGGTGGAGCCCGCGGATTCGCCTATTCCTCAGGAATGGCTGCAATCTCCAGTGTGTTCCTGATGTTCTCGGCAGGCGACCACATGATCGTAACGGAAGATGTGTATGGGGGAACATACCGCCTGCTCACGTCGATTCTGAGCAGAATGCAGATTGAGACGACGTTTGTGGATATGACCAATATTGAAGAAGTGAAGGCGGCCATTAAGCCGAATACGAAGGCAGTCTATATGGAGACACCTTCGAACCCGACACTGCGGATTACGGATATCGCTGCCGTCACATCGTGGGCACAGGAACATGAGCTGATCACAATTCTTGATAACACATTCATGACGCCTTATTATCAGCGCCCAATTGAGCTTGGCGTGGACATAGTTGTACATAGTGCAACCAAGTTTCTTGGTGGACATAGTGACGTACTTGCCGGACTGGCCGTTGCCCGTACCGAAGCGCTGGGAAGACAACTCAAGCAGCTTCAAAATGGGCTTGGTACCGTGCTCGGTGCTCAAGAATCCTGGCTTCTGATGCGCGGTATGAAAACACTCGGAGCACGTATGGCACACAGTGAACAAAGCACGGCGAAGCTGGCAGCCTGGCTCAGTGGACGCAGTGATATTACCGCAGTATACTATCCTGGACTGCTGGAGCATCCGGGGCGTGAAGCTCATGAGCGTCAATCCACGGGTTACGGAGCGGTTGTCTCATTTGACGTTGGATCAGGTGAACGTGCCAAAGCGGTGCTTAACCGAGTGAAGCTACCAATCGTAGCAGTCAGTCTGGGTGCCGTGGAAAGTATTCTGTCCTATCCTGCAATGATGTCCCATGCTGCGATGCCTGCTGAGGTACGCCTAGAACGAGGCATTACCGATGGATTGCTGCGCTTCTCAGTCGGGTTGGAAGACATTGACGATCTGATTGCTGATCTGGATCAGGCACTTCAGGAGTCTTAA
- a CDS encoding PLP-dependent transferase, producing the protein MEDNKLKIESRLAQIGSVNEPVTGAVNFPIYQSTAFRHPKLGQSTGFDYIRTTNPTRKVLEEAAAALESGDAGFACSSGMAALQTIFAMFGQGDHLIVSLDLYGGTYRLLERILSRFGVTASYVDTNDLVAMESIRQPNTKAVFIETPTNPLMMITDIEAVSSWAKNHNLLTIVDNTLLTPFFQRPIELGADIVIHSATKYLGGHNDVLAGLIITKGEELSAEMAFLHNSIGAVLSPSDSYQLMKGMKTLALRMERHEYNSLTIAKYLLEHPSVGEVYHPGLSDHPGYEVQKKQSRGNTGIFSFKVKDARLVEPLLRHIKLIAFAESLGGVESLMTYPAVQTHADIPLEIRDAVGVDDRLLRFSVGIEHADDLIADLGNALEAAQREVEGGVHHE; encoded by the coding sequence ATGGAAGACAATAAGTTGAAAATCGAAAGTCGCTTAGCTCAGATCGGATCCGTCAATGAACCGGTGACTGGTGCCGTAAATTTCCCTATCTATCAATCTACAGCGTTTCGCCATCCGAAGCTTGGACAGAGCACGGGCTTTGACTACATTCGTACGACCAATCCAACGCGTAAGGTATTGGAAGAGGCAGCAGCCGCACTCGAATCCGGTGATGCCGGCTTCGCCTGTAGCTCGGGCATGGCAGCCCTGCAAACCATCTTTGCAATGTTCGGACAGGGAGATCATCTGATTGTATCACTGGATCTGTATGGGGGAACGTATCGTCTGCTTGAGCGTATCCTGTCCCGTTTTGGCGTAACTGCAAGTTATGTAGACACGAACGACTTGGTTGCAATGGAGAGCATTCGCCAGCCGAATACCAAAGCCGTATTTATCGAGACGCCAACCAATCCACTTATGATGATTACGGACATCGAAGCTGTCAGCTCCTGGGCGAAGAACCATAACCTGTTGACTATTGTGGACAATACGCTGCTGACGCCATTCTTCCAACGTCCTATTGAACTCGGAGCAGATATTGTTATTCATAGCGCAACCAAGTATCTGGGTGGACACAACGATGTGCTCGCCGGATTGATTATCACCAAGGGAGAGGAATTGTCAGCCGAGATGGCGTTCCTGCATAACTCCATCGGTGCAGTACTGTCTCCAAGTGATTCCTATCAGTTAATGAAAGGCATGAAGACACTCGCGCTTCGTATGGAGCGTCATGAGTATAATTCACTTACCATTGCCAAGTATTTGCTGGAACATCCATCCGTGGGCGAAGTATACCACCCTGGTTTGTCCGATCACCCAGGATACGAGGTGCAAAAGAAACAATCCAGAGGAAATACAGGCATCTTCTCTTTCAAAGTTAAGGATGCCCGTTTGGTTGAACCACTGCTGCGCCATATCAAGCTGATTGCTTTTGCCGAAAGTCTTGGCGGTGTGGAATCATTGATGACGTATCCGGCGGTGCAGACGCATGCGGATATCCCGCTAGAAATACGGGATGCCGTAGGGGTCGATGATCGCTTGCTGCGGTTCTCCGTAGGTATTGAGCATGCAGATGATCTGATTGCGGATTTGGGGAATGCCTTGGAAGCTGCACAGCGCGAGGTTGAAGGAGGCGTACATCATGAGTGA
- the metA gene encoding homoserine O-acetyltransferase MetA — protein MPIKIPDALPAKEVLAGENIFVMDETHAYQQDIRPLRIAILNLMPTKETTETQLLRLVGNTPIQVDIVLVHPKSHTSKNTSQEYLNLFYKTFDEIEHRRFDGMIITGAPVEQMDFEDVNYWKEIQEIFDWTKTNVTSTMHICWASQAGLYHHFGVPKVALEEKCFGVFPHTINKSHVQLLRGFDEVFNVPHSRHTEVRREDIEKNDNLEILAESEEAGIFLVATKDGKQIFVTGHAEYDPLSLKWEYDRDASKGLDIALPRHYFPNDDPSRVPPATWRAHANLLFSNWLNYYVYQETPYDIGPQI, from the coding sequence ATGCCAATTAAAATTCCAGACGCACTGCCTGCCAAAGAAGTCCTTGCAGGTGAGAACATCTTCGTAATGGACGAGACACATGCTTACCAGCAGGATATTCGTCCACTACGCATTGCTATATTAAACCTGATGCCTACCAAGGAAACAACGGAAACTCAACTGCTTCGTCTGGTGGGGAATACCCCTATTCAGGTCGATATTGTGCTGGTTCATCCCAAGTCCCACACGTCGAAGAACACATCACAGGAATATCTGAATCTCTTCTACAAAACCTTCGATGAGATTGAACACCGTCGTTTTGACGGGATGATCATTACAGGTGCACCTGTTGAGCAGATGGATTTCGAAGACGTGAATTATTGGAAGGAAATTCAGGAGATCTTCGATTGGACCAAAACCAACGTGACTTCGACCATGCATATCTGTTGGGCTTCGCAGGCTGGTCTGTACCATCATTTCGGTGTACCCAAGGTAGCACTGGAAGAGAAGTGTTTTGGCGTATTTCCACATACGATCAACAAATCTCACGTACAACTGCTTCGCGGATTTGATGAAGTATTCAATGTCCCGCATTCCCGTCATACCGAAGTTCGGCGCGAGGATATCGAGAAGAACGATAACCTCGAAATTTTGGCCGAATCGGAGGAAGCCGGCATTTTTCTGGTTGCAACCAAAGACGGCAAACAAATTTTTGTGACAGGACATGCGGAATATGATCCATTGTCCTTGAAATGGGAATATGACCGTGATGCATCCAAGGGATTGGATATCGCGCTGCCAAGACACTATTTTCCAAACGACGATCCATCCCGTGTTCCTCCGGCAACCTGGCGGGCACATGCAAACTTATTATTCTCTAATTGGCTCAATTACTATGTGTATCAGGAGACGCCTTACGATATTGGCCCGCAAATCTAA
- the corA gene encoding magnesium/cobalt transporter CorA, whose protein sequence is MKIRLVNNGVFIPVDDIEQALTPPAEGFYWIDADVDDLAVLQPLFMMHDLAVEDCLSDEEQRPKIEIYESHYFIVVNSIRFDDEEIFLRAVNLFLGRHYIISVTKQKVSELRTLKPILWEQEVSTPDRLLYLLVDLIVDNYFTVGDRIEARIEKLEEDILMHTKKSHLNEIIGLRSEILWLKKVLGPQKEVINTLNKKDLRLIDDQLQKYFSDIYENAVKISETFETYRDLMGNLREAYQSSIANRANEIMRVFTAITTVFMPLTVITGIYGMNFTNMPELDWKYGYFVVIGLMVTLGLSMFFIFRKKDWI, encoded by the coding sequence ATGAAAATCCGGTTGGTAAACAACGGTGTATTTATCCCGGTGGACGATATTGAGCAGGCGCTGACGCCACCAGCTGAGGGATTTTACTGGATCGATGCAGACGTTGATGATCTGGCGGTACTTCAGCCGCTGTTCATGATGCATGATCTGGCTGTAGAGGACTGTTTGAGTGATGAAGAACAGCGTCCGAAGATTGAAATTTATGAGAGCCATTATTTTATTGTCGTAAACAGCATTCGTTTTGATGACGAAGAGATCTTTTTGCGTGCGGTCAACCTGTTTCTTGGCAGACACTATATTATTAGTGTTACGAAGCAAAAAGTCAGCGAACTTCGGACCTTGAAGCCCATTCTGTGGGAACAGGAAGTCAGCACACCAGATCGTCTCCTGTATCTGCTGGTCGATTTGATTGTGGATAACTACTTTACAGTCGGAGACCGGATCGAAGCACGCATCGAGAAACTGGAAGAAGATATTTTGATGCATACGAAAAAATCCCATTTGAATGAAATCATCGGGCTGCGCAGTGAGATCTTGTGGCTCAAGAAGGTGTTGGGACCTCAAAAAGAGGTCATTAATACGCTCAACAAAAAAGATTTGCGTCTGATCGACGATCAGCTGCAGAAGTATTTCAGTGACATCTATGAGAATGCTGTGAAAATATCCGAGACGTTTGAAACCTATCGCGACCTGATGGGGAACTTGCGAGAAGCTTATCAATCCAGTATCGCCAACCGAGCGAACGAAATCATGCGCGTGTTTACCGCCATTACAACGGTGTTCATGCCCCTGACTGTCATTACGGGCATCTATGGGATGAACTTCACGAACATGCCTGAGCTGGACTGGAAGTATGGATATTTTGTTGTCATTGGTCTGATGGTGACCCTCGGCCTAAGCATGTTCTTTATTTTCCGCAAAAAAGACTGGATCTGA
- a CDS encoding HRDC domain-containing protein translates to MEVIFMNRLSKMSGQHEEHAQLWIGEEEGAWHLGWSRYEEGDREDSIWYEGNSWEELLHIYRHQLAIQMSEGYRPLIQGFFNETEDLKSRSYGGQRLHCYSERYGNEELYTDLCTWRRRRAASDRKAPYFIATNRLLRMISAFVPQSMDELMQLPGVGESKASEYGQEWMELTSGVERSTAFPLDWVPSVLSEDEYESWLYKQKEQKYKQELDKFTTRKQVLEGMKEGYTLEEIVNRSGLSRRELIELLETLDTEGYDTDSLLDAELAVMPEQEQEAVWSAYEELGDSFLKPVLHKVYGGDKPVSGNLEQVYERLRMIRIRFRRHVETERNAG, encoded by the coding sequence ATGGAAGTCATTTTCATGAACAGATTGTCCAAAATGTCTGGTCAACATGAAGAACATGCTCAGCTATGGATTGGTGAGGAGGAGGGAGCCTGGCATCTCGGGTGGAGCCGCTATGAGGAAGGCGATCGCGAAGACAGCATCTGGTATGAGGGGAACTCCTGGGAAGAACTGCTCCATATATATCGCCACCAGTTGGCAATTCAGATGAGCGAAGGATACCGTCCACTGATTCAGGGATTTTTTAACGAAACAGAAGATTTGAAATCACGCAGTTATGGGGGACAGCGTCTTCATTGTTACAGTGAACGCTATGGCAATGAAGAATTATATACTGACCTATGCACTTGGCGGAGGAGAAGGGCTGCGTCTGACCGAAAGGCACCCTACTTTATTGCAACGAATCGTTTGCTGCGCATGATCAGTGCATTTGTTCCACAAAGCATGGATGAACTCATGCAGTTACCAGGTGTTGGGGAGAGCAAGGCAAGTGAATACGGTCAGGAGTGGATGGAACTCACGAGCGGAGTGGAGCGTTCTACCGCTTTTCCACTTGATTGGGTACCGTCTGTTTTGTCCGAAGATGAATATGAGAGCTGGTTGTACAAGCAAAAAGAACAGAAATACAAGCAGGAGCTGGACAAATTCACCACTCGCAAGCAGGTGCTTGAGGGTATGAAGGAAGGGTATACGCTTGAAGAGATCGTGAATCGCTCCGGACTATCCCGCAGAGAGCTAATTGAACTGCTGGAGACGCTCGATACGGAAGGATATGATACCGATAGCCTCTTGGATGCTGAGCTTGCGGTCATGCCTGAGCAGGAGCAGGAAGCGGTCTGGAGTGCGTACGAGGAACTGGGAGACAGTTTCCTTAAACCCGTATTACATAAAGTATATGGCGGAGACAAGCCGGTTAGCGGCAATCTGGAGCAAGTGTATGAGAGATTGCGCATGATCCGCATTCGATTCCGGAGACACGTAGAAACAGAACGGAACGCCGGGTAG
- a CDS encoding ROK family protein, with translation MTILGAIEAGGTKFVCGIGTENGEVLERVSFPTTTPEETMAQVIAFFEGKGIEALGVGSFGPIDPIEGSPTYGYITTTPKPHWGQYDIIGKLKEHFDVPMTFDTDVNGAALGEATWGAAQGLESCLYITVGTGIGAGAVVGGKMVHGLSHPEMGHIIVRRHPEDTYEGFCPYHGDCLEGLAAGPAINKRWEQPAYELPADHKAWEIEAHYLAHALMNYVLILTPEKIVMGGGVMKQEHLFPMVRSKLQELLNGYVQHPALHSEIDEYVVPPGLGDNAGLCGSLALAKLALNK, from the coding sequence TTGACGATTTTAGGCGCAATTGAAGCTGGAGGAACCAAATTTGTATGTGGGATTGGAACAGAGAACGGTGAAGTGCTTGAACGGGTAAGTTTTCCCACAACGACACCGGAAGAAACGATGGCTCAGGTAATTGCTTTCTTTGAAGGCAAGGGGATTGAAGCTTTGGGCGTGGGTTCTTTTGGACCGATTGACCCGATTGAAGGAAGTCCTACGTATGGATATATTACGACTACACCGAAGCCTCATTGGGGTCAGTATGATATCATTGGCAAACTCAAGGAGCATTTTGATGTACCGATGACGTTTGATACGGATGTAAACGGAGCTGCGCTTGGGGAAGCAACCTGGGGAGCCGCACAAGGACTGGAGAGCTGTTTGTATATCACTGTCGGAACAGGTATTGGTGCCGGTGCAGTTGTAGGCGGCAAAATGGTTCACGGTTTGTCACATCCTGAAATGGGACATATTATTGTACGCAGACACCCTGAAGATACATATGAAGGCTTTTGTCCGTACCACGGGGACTGTCTGGAAGGGCTTGCAGCGGGACCAGCCATCAATAAGCGTTGGGAACAGCCGGCATACGAACTGCCAGCAGACCACAAAGCCTGGGAGATTGAAGCTCATTATCTGGCTCACGCCCTTATGAATTATGTACTGATTCTCACTCCGGAAAAAATTGTAATGGGCGGCGGGGTCATGAAGCAAGAGCATCTGTTCCCTATGGTGCGCAGCAAATTGCAGGAGCTGTTAAATGGGTATGTTCAGCATCCGGCCCTTCACTCGGAGATCGACGAGTATGTCGTTCCACCGGGCCTTGGTGACAATGCTGGTTTGTGCGGATCGCTGGCCTTGGCAAAATTGGCCTTGAACAAGTAA